The following proteins are co-located in the Betta splendens chromosome 9, fBetSpl5.4, whole genome shotgun sequence genome:
- the LOC114862901 gene encoding lymphocyte antigen 6G-like has product MQLRGVLMILFMSLCTAHGLSCYSCATTDPKSCTDTITCIFGFDRCSSVSVLGVLTKTCMISSACVSPISCCEGDLCNGAIPTDPTTIATGPTTKPTGPTTKPTGPTTIPTGPSCCKENLCNGSVVTGPSGVLLLVSSSIIMRFI; this is encoded by the exons ATGCAGCTTCGTGGAGTCCTGATGATCCTATTTATGAGTCTGTGCACAG CTCATGGATTAAGTTGTTACTCATGTGCGACCACTGACCCTaagagctgcacagacacaatcacTTGTATATTTGGATTTGACCGCTGTTCCTCCGTCTCTGTGCTTG GTGTCCTCACTAAGACCTGCATGATCAGTAGCGCATGTGTATCTCCAATCTCCTGCTGTGAGGGAGACTTGTGTAATGGGGCCATACCTACTGATCCCACCACCATAGCTACTGGTCCCACCACCAAACCTACTGGTCCCACCACCAAACCTACTGGTCCCACCACCATACCTACTGGTCCCAGTTGCTGTAAGGAAAACTTGTGTAATGGTTCCGTAGTTACTGGTCCCAGTGGCGTCCTCTTGCTGGTGTCCTCATCCATCATCATGCGCTTTATCTGA